In Lolium rigidum isolate FL_2022 chromosome 7, APGP_CSIRO_Lrig_0.1, whole genome shotgun sequence, the DNA window GGACATTGAAAATTTAAAAGTCCAGGCTAAGCTACCTAGAATTTACGGTGGTGTTACACTGTAAGTACGTACAATTTGGACTGTAAATACATTGCAACTTAGGATTTGGCATGCATCGACATTAAAAATGAAAAAGGTCTGACTAAATTACTTATGATTTTAACATGTATTTACCATGGGCATTAAAAATGAAAGTTAGCATGGTTTTAACTAAAACATTTCAGTTCAAGTACGTGCAGACTAATTTTTTTGCGGGTACGGTGCAGGCTAAAAGTTAATTAATATATTCTCTACTAATTAAATAGTCAAATTTGAAAATCAAAAATAGGAAAACTGTTGAAACTAAACATTTCAATTGCAACTGCATCCGCAAAAAAGACAAATGAATTCAGACACAATAAATCACTAGATTGTTGAGAAGACGTCTATTGTCCGCTAATTAATTTGTTTCGATGGCCCCTCAATAATCTAGAAACTACAgaggaaacaaaagaaaaaatatacAATGTGTCTAGCCTAAATAAAAACACAAGTGAGCTAGAAAAGTACTGAACAATCATTATTAGGACAGGAGAATCACTGTATGTACACTGTATTTACACTGAATCTACTAGTGACTCTACAACTATTTAACACAGAAAGTACGctgtatacaaaaagaaaagatgGTTTACAAAATGGACATCTCTGTGTATTTATAATGTACCTACAACTGTAATTACGGGTTGTATACCACTGTATACCAAAAGAAAAGATGGTTTACAAAATGGATATCCCACGTGGAAATTTTTTATCTGAAAAGTGTATACATTGTATGTTTGTGCAGGCCAGTAGTTGATGCAAGACATAATGTATCTCGGCAGTCAAGGGGGTCCTGCTACTAAATTACTCTCCAAAATATACATAGAACACTTCCATCCACTTGAGGCTACTGATTTCACCCGCACAAGAATACCCAGAAGCATCCTATGGTAAAATTTCCACACTGTTCGCGATATCCTAGAGAGCAAAAGTATCTACCTAAAAATCTACACGCGAATCTACTACACACTCACAACCTTGTTGTTGACGCGCAACGATGgaggaacatcaattttacctggCAGAACTTTGCAGCAGACCTCGACGCGCGTCGATGGAGAAACTACAGTGGCCTTCGCCCCCGCACTGTGTGGAATGGCACATCAAACTGCATGACAACAAGAAGGCGTGGGCTCTCCCACCCCTGCCCCCGACCGCCGACTACCAGCGGAGATTTCTCCCCTTCCGTTCGCTCTCTTCTCCACTCCTGTGTCTTCGGGTGTCCTTGCCGTGTTGAAATTGGGCGGAATGAAGAAAGGAGAGTAGGtgagaaataaaaatgaaaaattcaAAATGAAAAATAGATAAAGATTAAAACATTTGAGGTAAACGGCCCACATATGAGAAAGAAAACTTCACCCGGTGGCATGTGAGCCTCCCTTTCCATGTAATATGGTCCATACGTCAGAGAAAGATAAATTATGTCTACCACGCAATGACATAAAAATGCTAGTCCAAAATGGCCGGCACTTCCAAGTATTATCTCATGGAAGAAAAACCCAAGCCCCCCAAAAAAGACCATCTGGTCACCCTGGACACAAAAGCAAAAAGCAATCAAACAGAAAAAAAAGCAGGCAGAAAACCAACAGCAACTGACTAGACAAAAAAATAGTgaaagaaaataacaaaacaagtgATCGTATCCAAGATAATCGATGGGGGAAAAATCGATTGTTGCCAAATTGAAAAACAACCGGGTGCAAGATAGCAAAAATGATTTTCTAACGTTGGATCGTAAACTCGTGACAGCAAGTCACCATCGTGCAGAAAGCGACAGGTAATATTGTAATTTGGAATCATGGAATTGAACGAGGAAAGGTCGTCGAATGGATTAGCAGCTCCGTTGACTCGTGGTCGTATGACACCAAATTTCCACATCCAATGGAACCACCGAAGCAACCAAATCCTCTCAGCACGACTGCCTTATTACTCTCTCGGTCGTCTGCCATGGCACATCTTCTCATCGACCCCTGCAGAAACTGGCATTCCTCCTCCCCTTTGGCCTCTTTCTCCTCGTCCCTCCATAGTCCAGCTTACGATGCATCATCTGCTCCTCCCGGCCGTTGTGCTCCTCATCGCCGCAGCCGAAGCCTACGCCGCTTCCTGCAGCGACGCCACCTGCGGCTGGCAGACCATCTCCTACCCGTTCTGGCTCGCCAACTCAGGCCCCAACTGCGGCTACCCGGGCCTCGGCATATCCTGCCAGGACAACACCCCGATCCTCGACCACCAGTTCCACCAGTACAGGGTCCTGCGCATCGACTACGCCAATCACACCGTCTCCCTCGCCGACGCCGACGCGTGGAACACGACCTGCCCGCGTCTCACCTTCAACCTCTCCCCCGACCCCAACTCCTGGCTGCAGCTCACGCGCTCCAACTCCAACCTCACCGTGCTCTACAACTGCAAGGCCAAGCTACCCCGGCCCTCCGCCGTGAAGCTCGACGGGTGCCAGGACCAGAGCAACACCTGGTACGTCCTCCCCGATGACGGGGTCACCGGCAAAGCTTACGGGCACGGATGCGAGGCGGCGGTGACGACGCCGGTGCTGCTGAGCAGCCTGCATCGTCTGGCGGCTAGCCCGTCGCTCGGCGAGGTGCTGAGCGCCGGGTTCGAGATGCGCTACGACGCCAAGTCCGAGCAGTGCGGCGCGTGCGAGCAGTCCGGCGGGCGGTGCAGATACGGCCGCATCGAGGAGCATGGCGGGACGGAGTTCGCCTGCGTCTGCGACGATGGCGCCAACGAGCGCCAGTGCGGTACGAGATTTCCTCCTTTCAGTACTCTCCTATCCTATCTACTACGTGACTTCTGCGCACGATCTGGAATTTGCTCGCCGAACCACGCGCGCGCGCGTCTTAGCCGTGGTGGCTGCTGAGTGCTGATCATGAAAATGACCTTCCGCGCGCTTGCGTGTTGCGACTCCAAGTCTTGCGTGCTGGTAGTTGTAGCCTGTGTTGACCGGTAGTAAAGCTATGCTGCCATTGGTAGACCGGCACGCTTGATTACGACCGCTATGCTTGCAGAAATCGTTCATTAAGACAGACATATTCAAATACTAGCATATCTGCATATGTAATTTCGAATGTTTGCATTCAGACCCGGCTTGACGGCTTACCAAGTCAGACGGCCAGTACAGGACGGCATAGGATAGCAACCCCCATCAGTTTGATAGGGTGTTCCCTGCCAGTGCCAAGCTGGTAGTATACAGTTGTGTCTTCAAAGCTAGCTACTAGTTGATACCGATCTTTGTCACTTTCAGATTACTAGGCACAGTATTTCTAAGTGGCACACTTGAACAAACTGAAGGAACTACTAGCTAGTGAAATGTTAAACTGTGGCACATAGGCTAGTCGTCCAAACATATGTGAAAACTGGGAGAACCTTTTTTTCAGACAACCAGGGCACAAGTGCCTGGGCACAAGTTTCCTGTTGATGTACTACTTCTGTTTCTAAATATAATACATTTTGAGAGTTTAGATTGGACTATCAAAACCTCTTATATTTTGGAACAAACTAATTAAGTATAGTACACAAGTAACAGTTCAATTCGTGTATGAGTTCACACCCATTACGAAAAAAATACCATGCAACACACGTAGAAAAACAAGACTAACCCACCGATTGATGCAGGAACAACTGTGGTATTTTATTAAGGAAGTGGTGAACTAGGGCTGCCTAGCTAGCACACCACCTCATGTACTAGCCAGCTAAGCCCTGGGTCTTTCTCCAACGCATGTGAAAGAAAGTCATCTTAATTATTATTACTCTTATTAGGCAGCGAACATCACATAACAAAAATTTCGAACCATATTTTGGAAGGAACAAAAGCAGGAACTAGAGATCTAGAATATTCTTCGCAACTCCCTCTTACGGTACAAAAGTAGGAACTAGAGATCTAGAACAAAAGTAGGAACATAGGATCATTCTGATGAACATAATGATAAGCTACGGTGCATCAGTATATTATTACAAGCTCCATAAATTTTCAGAAAATTTATAATTCATCTACTAATGAGCATTTTTGTTCAAATATTGCAGGGGATCCACGGTGTTTACGCTTGAAGAGACAAAAAATATGTAAGTGAAATCTCTTATTCTTAGAATTTGTTGTTTCGCTTCTCACTTGTGTTCATATATATTATTATCAAACATGCTACTATCTCACTACAAAAGGAGCAAAAGAGACTTGAtatagaaacaaacaaaaaaaagatgACACTCCAAAAGGTTTGATATCCCAAAAAGGATTGTTAAACTTGCTCCCGCCACGTGCACTTAAAATGTTAGCAGCGACCATTTGAATGGTAGAGCCACTACCTGGCAAATTAAATTTGGACTTTAAACGTGAACAAACATCTTACCATCCGAGCTATTGCTCCTACTTTGTGAGATATaactcgtgttgatctttctaatATGTGCATAAGCTTTTGTATTTTTCCCCTATCTTGGTGAATAGGTAGAGAGCCTGCCAATTTCGTCAAATTCCTTTTACCAGCCACACCCTTTCACAAGTTATGAACGATGTAAATACTCACATAGGGTTTTCTTGTTCGAAGTTGCTCCATTTTGAATGATGTGGTATAGTAAATGACTGCAATCTCTCTTAATGTCTTCCCTCCTATTTGCAGATAAAATAGCAAGCACCTCAAGCGAAGTTTTGATATGCCTACTATTATTGGCATGTTTGTTGGGCTATAAGAAATACCACTCTGCACTTTCGGCCAGTCACCTTCCGTGCTCCTTTCAGGGGCCTGCCGAGGTTTCCTTGAGCCTCTTGGCGGGTGATGTTGGATTTGGCTCATCCATACAGGATGCAAGGTCGCCACAATACGAAGGGGGTCTTTTTCCGCGACAATTTGAATTTTAGGCTTAGACACTTTTTTCGTTGTTGTGTTGGTTGGTGGAGCATATGTCCCTGGTGTCGGTTTCTTCGTCGGCCGGTGGGGGCCCAAAGCCGATTGTATCTGGCTTTGCCATGAATCAAAGGTTACATCTCTGAAAAGGCATCAATGATTAAGCCCTTCATGAAAAAATAACCATAAAGATACCAAATCCAACATGAAGGATTGAATCTTTCTTGCAAGAACGGAACCGTACACCCCGAAAAACATAAGTATGCAGAAGTGAAGAATAAAGAAATAGTTTACTACGAAGATAGGTCAAGGTCATTTACTGCGGATAAGCTTGAGTGGCGGGTATGGCCCTACCGTGGAATATGCCAACTTTGTAAGCAACAAAACGAAATTGCAGCTCACCTCTTCTTCAGTTCCAGATACTCTCTTCGGATATGGCGCTCGATAAAGGAGTGGTTTGGGCTTATGAAGCTAAACCTAAAGAAGTAGGTGGCCTTCGGCGAGGTTAAGGATTTGTGGTCAGCGGTGTTGCAGCGCAATGGGTCACGGTAGAAGAATTTGACATCCATCATCATGCTAGTCTCGTGGGAGATTTGAAATGAGAGGAACGCTCGAGTCTTCCACAATAAGAGCTCCATGCCATCTCTAATCGTATACAAGATCAAAGGCGAGCTAAAGAATTGGGTCAAGGCCGGCGCCAAACACCATGGAGATGTAATCTCGAGAGAGTACGTAATCCCTTATATCGGTCACTATGGCCTTGGTTTGTTTTTCTTGTAAAAACTTGTGAatttttcttcttaattaatgaggCGAGGCAAATCTTTTTGCCACCATTTAAAAAAAAGACAACTTCAGGAGATCTTGGTGTAGCTTTTGTTTGGTAAAAGTTTTTCCTTGCTCGTGTTTGTTGGCTTTGTTCTATTTTTTTTGGGTATTATATACTTTTTTCTGTATCAACAGTAATGAAGTCAGACACGCTTCCATTGACCAGTgaataagagcatccccactcgtctccccgacgaggcccccaggacCGCGTTTTGTCATCCGGACggtgaaattcggcccagtcgcgcccccggtttctcgttttcgtccggatttgggcctaaatccatccggcgagcccacgccatccccgcccccccggggagcgctcggggagtccgacgaaacgaaagcgcgggaaacgccgaggaaacttcccgcgtgtctggtggccccaacttgtcggcgagagacaccgatcatcgtcctcatcgcatcgtcttccgcgcgctgtaaaagcctgccgccggtcagtattcgccggccgcgtagcttccacgcggcgagttaatgccgtcgcctcggtttcacgcgcgcctacctctatttatcgccgaactaccgcgtcggcgtccaggtccggcgggtccacgtcggtcttcgtcaagaaggagccggcgtctccgtcgacaccggcgcgcgtcaagaaggagccggcgtctccaccgccggctagagggcgcagcagcggcgccctcgtcatccgcgaccaaccctcctcGCCGCAgcgcgggcggaagaggaagtcggcgaagaaggaggccgccgcggccgccgccaaccagctcgccgaggaggaggcgaagagcgcggaggacgccgcggtgccggaggcgatcgccaggtcgctgaaggacctggtgcccgccgacaacaacCTCCCCATCGACGCCGCACTGGAGTGGTTCAGGCGTGACTgagagcgccaggaggcggagcagcagcggcggctgctggatctggccgccgcgcgtcaactcgccgcccgcgccgccgcaccatccgccggtaggaacgccgcgcccaggaaggtggtcaagctcgaggagagcagcggcgAGGACATCTACCGTccgtcgccgccacgcgccggcgacgctggccagggcacgagccgctggtacgaggcaccgccgccccaggacgacgccggctcgagcgacgacgacgacgg includes these proteins:
- the LOC124671765 gene encoding LEAF RUST 10 DISEASE-RESISTANCE LOCUS RECEPTOR-LIKE PROTEIN KINASE-like 2.7, with the protein product MTPNFHIQWNHRSNQILSARLPYYSLGRLPWHIFSSTPAETGIPPPLWPLSPRPSIVQLTMHHLLLPAVVLLIAAAEAYAASCSDATCGWQTISYPFWLANSGPNCGYPGLGISCQDNTPILDHQFHQYRVLRIDYANHTVSLADADAWNTTCPRLTFNLSPDPNSWLQLTRSNSNLTVLYNCKAKLPRPSAVKLDGCQDQSNTWYVLPDDGVTGKAYGHGCEAAVTTPVLLSSLHRLAASPSLGEVLSAGFEMRYDAKSEQCGACEQSGGRCRYGRIEEHGGTEFACVCDDGANERQCGTRFPPFSTLLSYLLRDFCARSGICSPNHARARLSRGGC